The Arachis hypogaea cultivar Tifrunner chromosome 16, arahy.Tifrunner.gnm2.J5K5, whole genome shotgun sequence genome contains a region encoding:
- the LOC112757373 gene encoding zinc finger BED domain-containing protein RICESLEEPER 2-like yields MSLTTYFVDEEWKLQQRIIIFFQIENNKGDTVGREIEKCLREWGFEKVFTITVDNATSNDRAITYLQRKLGARGGLVCGGKYLHVRCCAHVLNLIVNEGIKEQQTSIESIRNAVRYVRSSPQRTKKFKDCIVVELIESKSLVCLDVPTRLNSTYLMLEHADKFEKAFDRPYDEEPDFLRWFGEDSGEKRKVGPPIPLDWQHARLFIEFLRIFYEITLSFFSSLHVTSNKCFHEIASITSQLTSWSQNHFELLGCMACSMKNKYHKYWGPVDKFNPLLLVAVVLDLRYKLDYLCWCLEDVYDKEVSPSMTGFVKLTLETLYKFYKQEAVDDKGREDGGSSSRDVLDDNNKVSIGAKGVSENRVNMWKNKKERRLMQIASQTWRDIWPRIL; encoded by the coding sequence ATGAGTTTGACTACATATTTTGTTGATGAAGAATGGAAGTTACAACagagaattataatttttttccaaattgAGAACAACAAGGGTGATACAGTAGGAAGAGAAATTGAGAAATGCTTGAGAGAGTGGGGATTTGAAAAAGTCTTCACAATCACAGTAGATAATGCAACTTCGAATGATAGAGCTATTACTTACCTTCAAAGGAAATTAGGTGCAAGAGGTGGGTTGGTGTGTGGAGGAAAGTATTTGCATGTGAGATGTTGCGCTCATGTTCTGAATTTGATAGTGAATGAAGGAATTAAAGAGCAACAAACTTCAATTGAAAGCATTAGAAATGCTGTCAGGTATGTTAGGTCCTCTCCTCAACGGACTAAAAAGTTTAAAGACTGCATTGTGGTTGAGTTGATTGAATCTAAAAGTCTTGTGTGCTTGGATGTTCCAACTAGATTAAATTCGACCTATCTAATGTTGGAACATGCCGATAAGTTTGAAAAAGCTTTTGATAGACCTTATGATGAAGAACCTGATTTTCTTAGATGGTTTGGAGAGGATAGTGGGGAAAAAAGGAAAGTTGGTCCACCTATACCACTTGATTGGCAACATGCTAGATTATtcattgagtttttgagaatcttTTACGAAATAACTTTGagtttcttttcttccttgcaTGTTACATCAAACAAATGTTTTCATGAAATTGCATCTATTACTTCTCAATTAACATCTTGGAGCCAAAATCATTTTGAATTGTTAGGGTGTATGGCATGTTCTATGAAGAATAAATATCATAAATATTGGGGACCTGTTGACAAATTTAACCCGTTGTTACTTGTTGCTGTTGTATTGGATCTTCGTTATAAACTAGATTATCTCTGTTGGTGTTTGGAGGATGTTTATGACAAGGAAGTGTCTCCTAGTATGACTGGTTTTGTTAAACTAACATTGGAGACTTTATATAAGTTTTACAAACAGGAGGCTGTAGATGATAAAGGAAGGGAGGATGGTGGAAGTTCATCTAGAGATGTCTTGGATGACAATAATAAAGTCTCAATTGGTGCTAAGGGAGTTTCTGAAAATAGAGTGAATatgtggaaaaacaaaaaagagagaaGGCTAATGCAGATAGCAAGTCAGACGTGGAGAGATATCTGGCCGAGGATACTGTAG